A region from the Aegilops tauschii subsp. strangulata cultivar AL8/78 chromosome 5, Aet v6.0, whole genome shotgun sequence genome encodes:
- the LOC109766275 gene encoding uncharacterized protein → MATAGELALPAGAKGRLVRPRFARGPTIPASGSLRRNASSTAPLLRLPPPSRYAATRSSLAVVRVGRRHSLFGLGSSGAEAGADQMRGGLVLPNATGNTTAPGDGTPTLDDDEMAWVLKIMPLLLKIHQKQMLRRHWARELMNMVVKLLVLSFCLWIGHLAVKGDENALLLVAICDKGDKLYKIASAIKTIVFG, encoded by the exons ATGGCCACCGCCGGCGAGCTCGCCCTACCCGCGGGCGCGAAGGGAAGGCTTGTGCGCCCGCGCTTCGCTCGAGGTCCTACCATCCCCGCCTCCGGGTCCCTCCGCCGCAATGCGTCCTCCACCGCGCCCCTCCTccgcctccctcccccctctcgcTACGCCGCGACGCGGTCCTCGCTGGCTGTCGTGCGCGTCGGCCGTCGTCACTCCTTATTCG GGCTCGGGAGCAGCGGCGCGGAGGCCGGGGCTGACCAAATGCGCGGAGGCCTGGTCTTACCAAATGCGACTGGGAATACTACCGCTCCTG GTGATGGCACGCCTACACTGGATGACGACGAAATGGCCTGGGTGCTCAAAATAATGCCATTGCTCTTAAAGATTCACCAAAAGCAGATGTTGAGGCGCCATTGGGCCAGGGAGCTGATGAACATGGTGGTTAAACTATTGGTGCTGAGTTTCTGTCTATGGATAGGCCACCTGGCCGTCAAGGGTGACGAGAACGCTCTCCTACTTGTGGCGATCTGTGACAAGGGCGATAAGCTTTACAAGATAGCCTCGGCAATTAAGACAATTGTGTTCGGTTAA